The proteins below are encoded in one region of Apium graveolens cultivar Ventura chromosome 4, ASM990537v1, whole genome shotgun sequence:
- the LOC141721701 gene encoding F-box protein CPR1-like — protein MKLPGELVDEILTRVPVKYLLRCRCVSKEWCCLIDSTEFVENYLKMCVERNRGGVIVRDYDLAVSSHKYFLVDVESLDNGGEVIVDISEEVKEISDGAMLIDSVNGLVCLSNFENISSIFLLNPCTRKYKKLPVVGKEFLDDNNLSGFATVGFGYDDVSDDYKVVMTALCNKPARGIMAIVYSLKKNSWTLIAEVFSTEKIKFIGCGKFADGLLRYKAFDVTGLDFFIDFDLGLEKFTEPRYWNNKTMQLEDISIGKSQYEEMLANPVFKSFRCPKLLMNSKDLSKILLEIFEPSRGRRFVWHDFRRMTFEIVTIPGISNAFNSERYIESLFPLIEL, from the coding sequence ATGAAACTTCCTGGTGAATTAGTTGATGAAATACTCACTCGGGTCCCTGTTAAGTATCTTCTTCGTTGTCGATGCGTGTCGAAAGAATGGTGTTGTTTGATTGATAGTACTGAATTTGTCGAAAATTATTTGAAAATGTGTGTTGAGAGGAATAGGGGTGGTGTTATTGTTCGAGATTACGATTTAGCTGTTTCGAGTCATAAGTATTTTTTGGTTGATGTTGAGTCTTTAGATAATGGCGGTGAGGTTATTGTCGATATAAGTGAAGAGGTTAAGGAAATTTCTGACGGTGCTATGTTGATTGATTCGGTTAATGGATTAGTGTGCTTGTCTAACTTTGAAAATATCAGTTCGATTTTTTTATTGAATCCTTGTACGAGGAAGTACAAGAAATTGCCTGTTGTGGGAAAAGAATTTTTGGATGATAATAACTTATCTGGGTTTGCCACAGTCGGGTTTGGATATGATGATGTTAGTGATGATTACAAGGTCGTTATGACGGCATTGTGTAATAAACCGGCACGAGGAATTATGGCTATTGTGTACAGCCTGAAAAAAAATTCTTGGACACTGATTGCCGAGGTTTTTAGTACTGAAAAAATTAAGTTTATTGGTTGTGGGAAGTTTGCAGATGGTCTTCTGCGATATAAAGCATTTGATGTAACGGGTCTGGATTTTTTCATTGATTTTGATCTTGGCCTTGAGAAATTTACAGAGCCCCGATATTGGAATAATAAGACCATGCAGCTAGAGGATATTAGCATTGGAAAATCACAGTATGAGGAAATGTTGGCAAACCCTGTATTTAAAAGTTTTAGGTGTCCTAAACTTCTTATGAACTCTAAGGATCTCAGTAAGATTCTTTTGGAGATTTTCGAGCCGTCAAGGGGCAGAAGGTTTGTTTGGCATGACTTTAGAAGAATGACATTTGAGATTGTTACTATCCCTGGGATTTCAAATGCGTTTAATTCAGAAAGGTACATCGAGAGTCTTTTCCCACTCATCGAGTTGTGA